From the genome of Vibrio navarrensis, one region includes:
- the rarD gene encoding EamA family transporter RarD: MTVEEQQRARQGVLLAIGAYTMWGIAPIYFKSISSVSALEILSHRVVWSFFLLAALLHFGRNWRTVSAVITNKSKMLYLVSTAILVGVNWLIFIWAVNANHMLDASLGYYINPLFNVLLGMIFLGERLRKLQWFAVALAACGVLVQLVMFGSVPIVAIALAMSFGVYGLLRKKVSVDAQTGLFIETLVMLPAAAIYLLFIASTPTSNLLDNPASLNILLVAAGVVTTLPLLCFTGAATRLKLSTLGFFQYIGPSLMFLLAVLIYGEAFTSDKAITFAFIWGALVLFSFDGLRNNRNVRRAATAQ, from the coding sequence ATGACAGTAGAAGAACAACAACGCGCACGCCAAGGGGTGCTTCTGGCCATCGGCGCTTATACCATGTGGGGCATTGCCCCCATCTATTTCAAATCGATCTCATCCGTTTCGGCGCTGGAGATCCTCAGTCACCGCGTGGTTTGGTCTTTCTTCTTATTGGCCGCTTTACTGCATTTTGGGCGCAACTGGCGTACCGTCAGCGCCGTGATCACCAATAAAAGCAAAATGCTCTATCTGGTTTCAACCGCTATTTTGGTCGGGGTCAACTGGTTGATTTTTATCTGGGCGGTCAATGCCAACCACATGCTTGACGCAAGCTTGGGCTACTACATCAACCCGCTTTTCAACGTCTTGCTTGGGATGATTTTTCTCGGTGAGCGGCTGCGCAAATTGCAGTGGTTCGCTGTCGCGCTTGCTGCCTGCGGGGTACTGGTGCAGTTGGTGATGTTTGGCTCTGTACCTATCGTCGCCATAGCGCTCGCCATGAGTTTCGGCGTGTATGGCCTACTGCGCAAAAAAGTCAGCGTTGACGCGCAAACGGGTTTGTTTATCGAAACCTTAGTCATGCTGCCAGCTGCGGCCATCTATTTGCTGTTTATTGCCTCCACCCCGACATCAAACCTGCTGGACAACCCAGCCAGTCTGAACATCCTCTTGGTCGCGGCAGGCGTAGTCACTACCTTACCCCTACTCTGCTTTACTGGTGCGGCAACGCGACTCAAGCTCTCTACTTTGGGTTTTTTCCAATACATTGGCCCAAGTTTGATGTTTTTGCTCGCCGTACTGATTTATGGCGAGGCATTTACCTCCGACAAAGCCATCACCTTCGCCTTTATCTGGGGAGCGTTAGTGCTCTTTAGCTTTGATGGGCTGCGCAACAACCGTAACGTTAGGCGTGCCGCCACCGCGCAGTGA
- a CDS encoding AraC family transcriptional regulator yields the protein MEQIHYIPTHHEQLSLIDAKYQKFAFSRHYHLDFHIGLITHGEQKFQHQGSHHHVGHGQIVIMPPDELHDGEAKLESGYQVNVFAIEPHLLSDLADLKQSGQIISFNQLIISDPVIFLQLRNLHSLLREEKLSVLTKDCLPFEGFNSLFDRYGSLSRQKVVPLGQKSMSSLKEYLMTHLDQAVRLDTLAALCQLSPTQFQRQFKAQMGMTPYAWFSRLRLEQAMKLLHAGHSATDVAHQIGYYDQAHFTKAFKHTYGVTPAQISR from the coding sequence ATGGAACAGATCCACTACATTCCGACTCACCATGAGCAACTGAGCCTGATCGATGCGAAATATCAGAAGTTTGCCTTTTCGCGGCATTACCATCTGGATTTTCATATCGGGCTGATTACCCATGGCGAGCAGAAATTCCAGCATCAAGGTTCTCACCATCACGTCGGTCACGGTCAAATCGTGATCATGCCACCGGATGAGCTGCACGATGGGGAAGCCAAACTAGAGAGTGGCTATCAAGTCAATGTGTTTGCGATCGAGCCACATCTGTTAAGTGATCTCGCCGATCTTAAGCAAAGCGGTCAAATTATCAGCTTTAATCAGTTGATCATCTCCGATCCTGTGATTTTTTTACAATTACGCAACCTACATAGCTTGCTGCGTGAAGAAAAACTCAGTGTGCTGACCAAAGATTGCCTTCCTTTTGAAGGGTTTAACTCGCTTTTTGATCGTTATGGATCGCTGAGCAGGCAAAAAGTGGTTCCGCTTGGCCAGAAATCGATGAGCAGTTTAAAAGAGTATTTGATGACGCATCTTGACCAAGCAGTGCGTTTAGACACACTCGCCGCGCTTTGTCAGCTCTCTCCGACGCAATTCCAGCGCCAATTTAAGGCACAAATGGGCATGACTCCCTATGCGTGGTTTAGCCGCCTGCGTTTGGAGCAGGCGATGAAACTGCTGCACGCCGGGCACTCGGCCACCGATGTCGCTCATCAAATTGGCTATTACGATCAAGCGCACTTCACTAAAGCTTTCAAACACACCTATGGCGTAACTCCAGCGCAAATTTCTCGCTAG
- a CDS encoding LysE family translocator produces MNELTVLLTLASVHFVALMSPGPDVALVVQNASRYGRQTGLFIALGLSVGILLHSLLSLTGVSYLVHQQPLLYTLLQLLGGSYLLYLGIGALRAVLSHKAACSGEPTRAAATLQLNSQRQAFLKGFATNILNPKALVFFVSLLSSLIPSSMSLSGKAMAIGILFSLSLAWFTSLAWALSGARVQKHLQQASVYIDGICGVLFCLIGSGILYRSVSSWLTHSLA; encoded by the coding sequence ATGAATGAACTAACCGTATTACTCACCTTAGCCAGTGTGCACTTTGTCGCTTTGATGAGCCCAGGGCCGGATGTCGCTTTGGTGGTGCAAAACGCCTCCCGCTACGGCCGTCAAACCGGGCTGTTTATTGCTTTGGGTCTGTCGGTTGGCATCTTGCTGCATTCGCTGCTGAGCCTGACCGGGGTTAGCTATCTGGTCCACCAGCAGCCTTTGCTTTATACCCTGTTACAGCTCTTGGGCGGCAGCTATCTGCTCTATCTCGGTATCGGCGCACTGCGCGCGGTGCTCAGCCACAAAGCGGCTTGCAGCGGCGAACCCACGCGCGCCGCTGCAACATTGCAACTCAATAGCCAACGACAAGCTTTTCTCAAAGGCTTCGCCACCAATATCCTCAATCCTAAAGCGCTGGTGTTTTTTGTCAGCTTACTCTCTAGCTTGATCCCCAGCAGTATGTCGCTTAGCGGCAAAGCGATGGCGATTGGTATCTTGTTCAGCCTGTCTTTGGCTTGGTTTACCAGTCTCGCTTGGGCTCTTTCGGGGGCGCGGGTACAAAAACATTTGCAGCAAGCCAGCGTCTATATCGATGGAATTTGTGGCGTGCTGTTCTGCTTAATCGGCAGCGGGATCTTGTACCGCAGCGTCTCAAGCTGGTTAACGCACAGTTTGGCATAG
- the uvrD gene encoding DNA helicase II gives MMDPSLLLDGLNDKQREAVAAPLENLLVLAGAGSGKTRVLVHRIAWLMSVEQASPFSIMSVTFTNKAAAEMRGRIEELMMGSASGMWNGTFHGICHRILRAHYLDAKLPEDFQIIDSDDQQRLLKRLIKAQNLDEKQWPARQVAWWINGKKDEGLRAAHIDAYHDPVTKTYLQLYAAYQEACDRAGLVDFAEILLRAHELLREKKHIREHYQARFKHILVDEFQDTNNIQYAWLRMMAGPECHVMIVGDDDQSIYGWRGAKVENIEKFTLEFPSVNTIRLEQNYRSTKTILDASNALIANNTERLGKELWTDGVQGEPISIYSAYNELDEARFAVSKIKEWQDKGGALNDAAMLYRNNAQSRVLEEALIQAGLPYRIYGGMRFFERQEIKDALSYLRLIANRNDDAAFERVVNTPTRGLGDKTLETVRFAARDRGCTLWEASIGLIEERVLTGRAATALGRFIELINALEDDSFEMPLHVQTDHVIKSSGLYSMYEQEKGEKSKARIENLEELVTATRQFEKPEEAEEMSLLTAFLTHAALEAGEGQADDFEDAVQLMTLHSAKGLEFPLVFMVGVEEGMFPSQMSAEEAGRLEEERRLCYVGMTRAMQKLYITYAEMRRLYGQDKYHKPSRFIRELPETCLDEVRMKAQVSRPASSGRFSQTAVKDNFNETGFSLGSRVRHPKFGEGTIINFEGSGAQGRVQVAFNGEGIKWLVTAYAKLEKM, from the coding sequence ATGATGGATCCTTCACTTTTACTCGATGGCCTGAACGACAAACAGCGTGAAGCCGTTGCCGCGCCACTTGAAAATCTACTCGTCCTCGCTGGTGCTGGCAGTGGCAAAACCCGCGTTCTGGTGCATCGCATCGCTTGGTTGATGTCGGTGGAGCAAGCGTCGCCGTTTTCGATCATGTCAGTCACCTTCACCAACAAAGCAGCGGCGGAAATGCGTGGCCGTATTGAAGAGTTGATGATGGGCAGCGCCTCGGGCATGTGGAACGGTACCTTTCACGGTATTTGTCACCGCATCTTGCGCGCCCACTATCTCGATGCCAAGTTGCCGGAAGATTTCCAGATCATCGATAGTGACGACCAGCAGCGTTTGCTCAAGCGACTGATCAAAGCGCAAAACTTAGATGAGAAGCAGTGGCCAGCGCGTCAGGTGGCTTGGTGGATCAACGGCAAGAAAGATGAAGGGCTACGTGCAGCGCACATCGATGCCTACCATGATCCGGTGACCAAAACCTATTTGCAGCTTTATGCGGCCTATCAGGAAGCGTGCGACCGAGCAGGTTTGGTCGACTTTGCGGAAATTTTGCTGCGCGCCCACGAGCTACTGCGTGAGAAAAAACACATTCGCGAACACTACCAAGCGCGCTTTAAGCACATTCTGGTCGACGAGTTTCAAGATACCAACAACATTCAATACGCTTGGCTGCGCATGATGGCCGGGCCTGAGTGCCATGTGATGATCGTGGGTGACGACGATCAATCTATCTACGGTTGGCGCGGGGCAAAAGTGGAGAATATTGAGAAATTCACGCTCGAATTCCCAAGTGTTAACACCATCCGCCTTGAGCAAAACTACCGTTCGACCAAAACCATTCTCGATGCGTCGAATGCACTCATCGCCAACAACACCGAACGATTGGGCAAAGAGCTGTGGACCGATGGCGTGCAAGGTGAACCCATCTCGATCTATTCCGCATACAACGAGCTGGACGAAGCGCGTTTTGCGGTGAGCAAAATCAAAGAGTGGCAAGACAAAGGCGGCGCGCTCAACGATGCGGCGATGCTTTATCGTAATAACGCCCAGTCGCGGGTGCTGGAAGAGGCGTTGATTCAAGCGGGTCTGCCATATCGCATTTACGGCGGCATGCGCTTCTTCGAACGCCAAGAGATCAAAGACGCTCTGAGCTACTTGCGTTTAATCGCCAATCGTAATGACGACGCAGCGTTTGAGCGGGTGGTCAACACCCCGACCCGCGGCTTGGGGGATAAAACGCTGGAAACGGTGCGCTTCGCGGCGCGTGATCGCGGTTGTACCCTGTGGGAAGCGAGTATCGGCCTGATTGAAGAGCGAGTGCTCACTGGTCGCGCTGCAACCGCTTTGGGGCGTTTCATCGAACTGATTAATGCCTTGGAAGACGACAGCTTTGAGATGCCGCTGCACGTGCAAACTGACCATGTGATCAAATCGTCGGGCCTGTACAGCATGTATGAGCAGGAAAAAGGCGAAAAATCCAAAGCGCGTATTGAGAACTTGGAAGAGTTGGTGACCGCGACGCGTCAGTTTGAAAAGCCGGAAGAGGCGGAAGAGATGAGTCTGCTGACCGCCTTTCTTACCCATGCAGCGCTGGAAGCGGGTGAAGGCCAAGCGGACGATTTTGAAGACGCGGTACAACTGATGACCCTGCACAGCGCCAAAGGATTGGAGTTCCCGCTGGTGTTTATGGTCGGGGTGGAAGAGGGCATGTTCCCCAGTCAAATGTCGGCTGAAGAAGCTGGGCGTTTGGAAGAAGAACGTCGTTTGTGCTACGTCGGTATGACGCGTGCAATGCAAAAACTCTACATCACCTACGCCGAAATGCGCCGCTTATACGGCCAAGATAAGTATCACAAACCGTCACGCTTTATTCGTGAGCTACCGGAAACTTGTTTGGACGAAGTGCGCATGAAAGCGCAAGTGAGCCGTCCGGCCAGCAGTGGCCGTTTTAGCCAAACGGCGGTGAAGGACAACTTCAACGAAACCGGATTCTCACTCGGCTCGCGCGTGCGTCATCCTAAGTTTGGCGAAGGCACCATCATCAACTTTGAAGGCAGTGGCGCGCAAGGCCGAGTGCAAGTTGCCTTTAATGGTGAAGGGATCAAGTGGTTAGTGACCGCTTACGCGAAACTGGAAAAAATGTGA
- a CDS encoding BufA1 family periplasmic bufferin-type metallophore codes for MKNSNIAVTAVVTGLLAMGGSLLTAAPAMAAEKEKCYGVAKAGKNDCATKTSSCAGTAKQDNQKDAFVVLPKGLCDKLAGGSTKAS; via the coding sequence ATGAAAAATTCAAATATCGCCGTTACTGCCGTTGTCACTGGTTTGCTCGCAATGGGAGGGTCGCTTCTGACCGCCGCGCCAGCGATGGCTGCGGAAAAAGAGAAATGCTACGGCGTGGCCAAAGCAGGCAAAAATGACTGCGCGACCAAAACCAGCTCGTGTGCTGGCACTGCAAAACAAGATAACCAAAAAGATGCGTTTGTCGTATTACCAAAAGGCCTGTGTGACAAACTTGCCGGCGGCAGCACTAAAGCCTCTTAA
- the bufB gene encoding MNIO family bufferin maturase — protein MTNTYHDDVGVGLRLAHLDYFCQQRPPLSWLEIHSENYFHPHTLERKKLNQLANDYQLSCHGVGLSLGSVDGIDPIHLQRLKALVDDLQPRFVSDHLSWSEHSGHFFNDLLPLPYTEEALEVFCHNVLRVQEYLGRAILVENPSSYVRYQHSTISEWQFLAEVQRRTDCRLLLDLNNVYVSSYNHGFDCQEYLAALPADCVDEIHLAGFTVKSLPQGEIWIDTHSQPVSPAVWQLYQAWLAKHGRRHTLIEWDLDLPAPDVLLGEAHKASKLLFQSCLAKEAS, from the coding sequence ATGACGAATACTTACCATGACGATGTTGGGGTGGGTTTGCGGCTGGCGCATCTTGACTACTTTTGCCAGCAGCGGCCGCCGCTTTCTTGGCTGGAGATACACAGCGAGAATTACTTTCACCCGCACACGCTAGAGCGGAAAAAACTCAACCAACTGGCCAACGATTATCAACTGAGCTGTCATGGGGTCGGTTTATCTCTCGGTTCGGTGGATGGCATCGATCCGATACATCTGCAACGTTTGAAAGCCTTGGTGGATGATTTACAGCCGCGCTTCGTTTCTGACCATCTCAGTTGGAGCGAACACAGCGGGCACTTTTTCAATGATCTACTGCCGCTACCTTACACCGAAGAAGCACTAGAGGTGTTTTGCCACAATGTGCTGAGGGTGCAGGAGTACCTTGGGCGCGCCATCTTGGTGGAGAATCCGTCCAGTTATGTTCGCTATCAGCACTCAACCATCAGCGAGTGGCAATTTCTCGCCGAAGTGCAGCGCCGTACCGACTGTCGTTTACTGCTCGATCTCAATAACGTGTATGTTTCGTCGTACAACCACGGGTTCGACTGCCAAGAATATCTCGCCGCACTTCCGGCCGATTGTGTCGACGAAATTCATTTGGCTGGCTTTACCGTCAAGTCGCTACCACAAGGCGAAATCTGGATAGATACCCACAGCCAACCCGTGTCGCCCGCAGTCTGGCAACTCTATCAAGCGTGGCTTGCCAAGCATGGCCGACGCCACACCTTAATTGAGTGGGATCTCGATTTGCCCGCGCCCGACGTGCTGCTAGGCGAGGCGCACAAAGCAAGCAAGCTGCTCTTTCAGTCATGCCTTGCTAAGGAGGCATCATGA
- a CDS encoding HvfC/BufC N-terminal domain-containing protein: MRLADLQHRFARALHYQASGEICDIVSDQFTADERIQIYRNNFVIGLSELLELSYPKTRLLLGEACFAQIVRQYVLRVPLSQADVSSYGEGFETTLAQFPQVVEQVPCCREFARFEWTIDLCQQQWQEAQKTAQTQPLDALAQIDPARHGEVRFHLAVGVACFAADYALFSLHQAIREQCFDDLHIEQAQAGVIQVFADRSYQCMPLTPAAFALLTQLEQQKALADIDAELLAELNALVELGVISHFSLP; this comes from the coding sequence ATGAGACTGGCCGACTTACAGCACCGTTTCGCCCGCGCTCTACACTATCAGGCATCAGGGGAGATATGTGACATCGTCAGCGATCAATTCACGGCCGATGAGCGGATACAAATTTATCGCAACAACTTCGTCATCGGTTTAAGCGAGTTACTGGAACTGAGCTACCCGAAAACCCGTCTGTTGCTCGGCGAAGCCTGCTTTGCTCAAATAGTGCGGCAATATGTACTGCGCGTGCCCTTAAGTCAAGCCGATGTGTCGAGTTATGGTGAAGGATTCGAGACAACCTTAGCGCAATTTCCACAGGTGGTTGAGCAGGTTCCTTGCTGCCGGGAGTTTGCCCGTTTTGAATGGACCATCGACCTTTGCCAGCAGCAATGGCAAGAGGCACAAAAAACGGCGCAGACACAACCTTTAGACGCGCTGGCGCAGATTGATCCTGCTCGCCATGGCGAGGTGCGTTTTCATCTGGCCGTTGGTGTCGCTTGTTTTGCTGCCGATTACGCGCTGTTTTCTCTGCACCAAGCAATTCGCGAGCAATGCTTTGACGATTTGCACATCGAGCAAGCGCAAGCTGGCGTCATCCAGGTATTTGCGGATCGCTCCTATCAGTGCATGCCGCTAACGCCCGCCGCATTTGCGCTGCTAACGCAATTAGAGCAGCAAAAAGCGTTAGCCGACATAGACGCCGAGTTACTGGCCGAGTTAAACGCCTTGGTTGAACTTGGCGTCATTAGCCATTTTTCGCTGCCATAA
- a CDS encoding DoxX family protein — translation MNSKLTGLLARYDTATAAMQFVLLPFLLLGLRLGVAWVFFRSGLSKITNWESTLYLFEWEYQVPLIHWQLAAYLVTAGELLLPILLAVGLLTRVAASGLFVLNAVAVISYPLLWQQGFYDHQLWGLMILMLMIWGAGPFSGDQLVRRTLTHKHNQ, via the coding sequence ATGAATTCAAAGCTAACGGGCCTGCTTGCCCGCTACGATACTGCCACCGCTGCGATGCAATTCGTATTGCTGCCATTTTTGTTACTCGGGCTACGCCTTGGTGTTGCTTGGGTATTTTTCCGCTCTGGTCTAAGCAAAATCACCAACTGGGAGAGCACACTTTATCTCTTTGAGTGGGAATATCAGGTACCGCTGATTCACTGGCAACTGGCCGCTTATCTCGTCACTGCAGGCGAGTTGCTGCTGCCCATCTTACTTGCCGTTGGCTTGTTGACCCGAGTCGCAGCGAGCGGGCTGTTTGTTCTTAATGCAGTGGCAGTGATCTCTTACCCACTGCTATGGCAACAAGGGTTTTATGACCACCAGCTATGGGGATTGATGATTTTAATGTTGATGATTTGGGGCGCTGGCCCCTTCTCTGGCGATCAACTGGTGCGGCGCACGCTGACTCACAAACATAACCAGTGA
- the tsrA gene encoding H-NS-like global regulator TsrA: MSLTTYEMARILEQMEESPEKIMFGKLLNELGNQSEERIRSAAKQVPLPVLRDIVYQFQKVIESRKGEQVETMAKELAKQGISADELLAYLNNK, encoded by the coding sequence ATGTCGTTAACCACTTATGAAATGGCTCGTATTCTTGAACAGATGGAAGAGTCTCCAGAGAAAATCATGTTCGGCAAATTACTTAATGAGCTGGGCAATCAAAGCGAAGAGCGAATTCGCAGTGCGGCGAAACAAGTTCCTCTGCCTGTTCTCAGAGATATCGTCTATCAGTTTCAAAAGGTTATCGAATCTCGTAAAGGAGAGCAGGTAGAAACGATGGCGAAAGAGCTCGCCAAACAAGGCATCTCGGCCGATGAGCTGCTCGCCTACCTGAACAACAAGTAG
- a CDS encoding multidrug effflux MFS transporter, translating to MQMALLTLLVLFSPLAIDIYLPALPLISNAFSVEHALAQDTITWFLFAMGVGQLFAGPLADKLGRRTVALGGITIYALSALLAWSAQNIEWMLVSRLLQGLGACATSVAAFATVRDIFGPQKSGKMISYLNGAICFIPALAPILGSWLTQQFGWRANFSFMAGFALVVGTMMFFNMRETNPATEKQAVFKLSRYWAVLRTPSFVFHATLCLLAMAVILAYVTSAPVVLMEGMGLSMNQFTFWFGVNAVINIAACLLAPKFMDKWGTHNTLVVGVMTLGLAGFVMVLLASSGTPFAFMLPIFLSSVGFAWILGAAAGKALEPFGDKAGTAAALLGLFQMSGSGFLVGTMQRFELEASNMIALQMWLLLPALFILFSKVGKSWHTQTAAA from the coding sequence ATGCAGATGGCATTGTTGACCTTGTTGGTGCTGTTTAGCCCCTTGGCCATTGATATCTATCTGCCTGCTTTACCGCTTATTTCCAATGCCTTTTCCGTAGAGCATGCACTGGCGCAAGACACCATTACCTGGTTTTTGTTTGCTATGGGGGTCGGTCAGTTATTCGCTGGCCCGCTGGCAGATAAACTCGGACGGCGAACTGTTGCATTGGGAGGCATCACCATCTACGCGTTGAGCGCTTTATTGGCGTGGAGCGCGCAAAATATCGAGTGGATGTTGGTATCTCGTTTGCTACAAGGCTTAGGTGCGTGTGCGACATCGGTAGCAGCCTTTGCGACAGTTCGCGATATCTTTGGCCCGCAAAAAAGCGGCAAAATGATCAGCTACCTTAATGGGGCGATCTGTTTTATTCCGGCGCTTGCGCCCATTCTCGGCAGTTGGCTCACTCAGCAATTTGGCTGGCGTGCTAATTTCAGTTTTATGGCTGGCTTCGCGCTGGTGGTGGGCACCATGATGTTTTTCAATATGCGTGAAACCAACCCAGCGACGGAAAAACAAGCGGTGTTTAAATTGAGCCGTTACTGGGCGGTGCTGCGTACACCGTCTTTTGTTTTCCATGCCACCTTATGTTTGTTAGCGATGGCGGTGATCTTGGCTTACGTGACATCGGCGCCAGTGGTGTTGATGGAAGGCATGGGCCTGAGCATGAACCAATTTACTTTCTGGTTTGGCGTAAATGCCGTGATTAACATTGCCGCGTGTTTGCTGGCACCGAAATTTATGGATAAATGGGGCACGCACAACACCTTAGTTGTTGGCGTTATGACACTCGGTCTGGCTGGCTTCGTAATGGTGCTGCTGGCGAGCAGTGGTACCCCATTCGCCTTCATGTTGCCAATCTTCCTCTCTTCGGTCGGGTTTGCTTGGATTCTAGGCGCAGCGGCTGGCAAAGCGTTGGAGCCTTTTGGCGACAAGGCGGGAACCGCAGCCGCGCTATTGGGGTTGTTCCAAATGAGTGGCTCAGGATTTTTAGTCGGTACTATGCAGCGTTTTGAGTTGGAAGCGTCTAATATGATTGCGTTGCAAATGTGGTTGTTATTGCCTGCACTGTTTATTCTCTTTTCGAAAGTGGGTAAAAGTTGGCACACACAAACAGCAGCTGCTTGA
- a CDS encoding LysR family transcriptional regulator: MNIEKLSRLDLNLLVCLKVLFDELNVTRAAHRLCLSQSAVSKSLAKLREQFDDPLFVRHSHGLTPTARALFLRPKLELLINQLEMLTLPEQFHPDSSEYRFRIAAVESVYPLILPHFLPSIFHQAPNVTISTHSWSDQTFKMLQRGELDLGITGKDIDINDAKLTMLPPADIREQEIYRDNQMCVVRKNHPALKQGWSLESYLSLRHVQVRCDGNERWLLDYRLADIGRERDIAITVPDFNSAANLCSYTDFVFTAPSHFVHLAAKQLNLQVLPLPIEFPPMAYTLFWHRDRENDPALSWLRNMITQKTLHLR; the protein is encoded by the coding sequence ATGAACATTGAGAAATTATCGCGTTTGGATCTCAATCTGCTGGTGTGCCTTAAAGTGCTGTTTGACGAGCTAAATGTAACCCGAGCCGCGCATCGGCTCTGTTTAAGCCAATCGGCGGTGAGTAAATCCTTGGCCAAACTGCGCGAGCAGTTTGACGATCCGCTGTTTGTGCGCCACTCACACGGTTTAACCCCCACAGCACGTGCGCTGTTTCTGCGTCCAAAGCTCGAACTGCTGATCAACCAGTTAGAGATGCTCACCTTGCCAGAGCAGTTTCATCCTGACAGCAGTGAATATCGTTTTCGCATCGCTGCGGTGGAAAGCGTATACCCGCTGATCTTGCCCCATTTTCTGCCATCGATTTTTCACCAAGCACCGAATGTCACCATCAGTACCCACTCTTGGTCAGATCAGACCTTCAAAATGCTTCAGCGCGGCGAACTCGATCTCGGTATCACAGGCAAAGATATCGACATCAACGACGCCAAACTGACCATGCTGCCGCCAGCGGATATTCGCGAACAAGAGATTTATCGCGACAATCAGATGTGTGTGGTGCGAAAAAATCACCCCGCCCTTAAGCAAGGCTGGAGCCTTGAAAGCTACCTTTCACTGCGTCACGTACAAGTGCGCTGTGATGGCAACGAGCGTTGGTTGCTCGACTACCGCTTGGCCGATATTGGCCGAGAGCGTGACATCGCCATCACCGTTCCTGACTTCAATAGCGCAGCCAATCTCTGCTCTTACACCGATTTCGTCTTCACCGCGCCGAGCCACTTCGTCCATCTCGCAGCCAAACAGCTTAATCTGCAAGTGCTGCCGCTACCGATCGAATTCCCCCCAATGGCGTATACCTTATTTTGGCATCGTGATAGAGAAAACGACCCTGCACTGAGCTGGCTGCGCAATATGATCACGCAGAAGACGCTGCACCTTAGGTAA